Proteins from a genomic interval of Candidatus Flexicrinis proximus:
- a CDS encoding DUF2142 domain-containing protein, which yields MQQRSSWNPPQHRVNLFVLLLALAHAILALLFSLGPIFEGPDEIEHYRYIRYVATHGVLPPPNGQSYGQYHQAPLYYMLLAPISAQLRDTRPARLTAYRNPYTGYQFDLPGNDNKNVYLHESDEMFPYPDRTARAVHLLRLTSPLFGVATVLMGFAVFRLLWPQCVEMQLVGVSIVALWPSLIYMSSVLNNDSLAISLSSAALYLVLRQQRDGATLRSSLLLGLVLGAALLSKAHATLLVVPVGLAVLTDRRIWKYAIITLFVTLLVAGWWYLRNLVLVGDPIGIAANRQTWPFDRLETDEFWLTAGLKRLNIAYDRLWARFGHGAVAVAGWMYRLFDFAILLSFFAFITSLFRRHETTRLQRLQALVILAWFAGYATALVYFSGTAVNGNQGRYLLPAIVPIAVFLTLGVHFLLQKLPPPRKYDPVLVSGGLLVMVLLILLCYFFPAYRPITVPMTPPRELDVRFGDFADLIGMSPEPLTARPGDSITIELYWRAKGQGPTGLQSFLHAVDGEQFLWRDSIPGNGNFPAMNWRAGDTWGERYLVYIPETVNAGDRFLVTAGLYDRTAGVPVEGFAADGTSLSLSPVIATLWITP from the coding sequence ATGCAGCAGCGCAGCAGTTGGAATCCACCTCAGCATCGCGTCAATCTGTTCGTACTGCTGCTCGCACTTGCACACGCTATCCTTGCCCTGCTCTTTAGTCTCGGTCCGATCTTTGAGGGTCCCGACGAGATTGAACATTACCGCTACATCCGTTACGTCGCGACACACGGCGTGCTTCCACCTCCGAATGGCCAGTCCTACGGACAGTATCATCAGGCCCCCCTGTACTATATGCTCCTCGCGCCGATTTCAGCGCAGTTGCGCGATACGCGCCCGGCGCGGCTCACAGCGTATAGGAACCCATATACCGGCTACCAGTTCGACCTCCCAGGCAACGACAATAAAAATGTCTATCTCCATGAAAGCGATGAGATGTTTCCATACCCGGATCGCACGGCCCGGGCGGTGCATCTCCTGCGTCTGACCTCGCCTCTATTCGGTGTGGCGACAGTCCTGATGGGGTTCGCTGTCTTCCGCTTGCTGTGGCCACAGTGTGTCGAAATGCAGTTAGTAGGTGTGAGCATTGTGGCACTCTGGCCATCCCTTATTTACATGTCTAGTGTTCTGAACAACGATTCCCTCGCAATTTCTCTCTCCTCAGCAGCCCTGTATCTGGTGTTGCGGCAGCAGCGAGACGGAGCCACATTGCGCAGCAGTCTATTGCTCGGTTTGGTTCTCGGAGCCGCACTATTGTCTAAAGCCCATGCTACATTGCTTGTAGTTCCGGTTGGACTGGCGGTCTTGACCGATCGTCGTATCTGGAAATATGCGATTATAACTTTGTTCGTGACCCTGCTTGTCGCCGGCTGGTGGTACCTGCGCAATCTGGTACTGGTGGGCGACCCCATTGGAATTGCTGCGAATCGCCAGACATGGCCGTTTGACCGGCTGGAGACCGATGAGTTCTGGCTTACGGCTGGGCTGAAGAGGCTGAACATTGCCTATGATCGCCTCTGGGCGCGATTCGGCCACGGCGCAGTAGCCGTCGCCGGATGGATGTATCGGTTATTCGATTTCGCCATCCTCCTTTCGTTTTTTGCGTTCATCACTTCGTTATTCCGCCGCCACGAAACCACACGGTTGCAGCGGCTGCAAGCACTTGTCATCCTTGCATGGTTTGCAGGCTATGCCACAGCACTTGTCTACTTTTCAGGTACGGCAGTCAACGGAAATCAGGGCCGCTATTTGTTGCCTGCCATTGTCCCGATCGCCGTATTCCTTACTCTAGGTGTTCATTTCCTTCTGCAGAAGCTCCCCCCTCCCCGCAAGTACGACCCCGTACTGGTCTCTGGCGGCCTCCTTGTCATGGTCCTGCTGATACTCTTGTGCTACTTCTTTCCAGCCTATCGGCCGATCACGGTCCCAATGACTCCGCCACGCGAACTTGACGTCCGTTTCGGAGATTTCGCCGACCTCATCGGGATGTCTCCAGAGCCCCTCACGGCCCGGCCAGGCGACTCAATTACGATTGAGCTGTATTGGAGGGCTAAGGGCCAAGGACCGACAGGGCTGCAAAGTTTCCTGCACGCTGTAGACGGTGAACAGTTTCTTTGGCGTGATAGCATCCCCGGCAATGGCAACTTTCCGGCGATGAATTGGCGCGCGGGGGATACCTGGGGCGAGCGATATCTGGTTTACATACCAGAGACTGTCAATGCGGGTGATCGTTTCCTGGTGACGGCTGGACTCTACGATCGTACGGCAGGCGTTCCTGTTGAAGGTTTCGCGGCCGACGGCACAAGCTTGTCGCTCTCTCCCGTGATCGCAACGCTCTGGATCACGCCCTGA
- a CDS encoding immune inhibitor A has translation MRRVVLGLIVALAIGGMGLAQEQSEFPTMAVLERADVPPRDRVRLAQELLGVHEVLPPRTEAITYALGDVRSFSVNDNLANVGQTVEAELYALGEHIAIWVDTRANGSRERAAGLAFQFDSVIYPKLRALWGTERTPGIDADTRVVALFTYGVNEGVAAYYASEHSLPRAVAPSSNEAEMMIYNLGAYGANFDSPDVFSVTAHEFQHMIRDNLDSNAETWLNEGMSVFTEWMMDYSATGLTFAEALFVPRTQLNTWYSSGANYGMAGLFVTYFYQRFGIAGITALSQADGLGMALVDSALNDLGAGFDADMLYADFAAATWLQDTFTDLKWGYPTIEALFPPASRTVSGPFPATFERNSPPYALDYVKLPDAPRGQTLNITAEFDPAARLVPTDAASGTHLWMAVREDDSAPTLTHAFDLRGVTSAALDFKVWHDLETAYDFGYVMVSADGGATWDVLETDATKGESLYGRGYTERSDGWLDESIALDAYAGQEILVRFMVITDDALNSPGMALDDIRIDAIGYAADAENDDGGWDAQGWIRTDNRVPARMWVQVLQERPGGVDVQRILSDGNDTLKALIFDDTLTVTLALSLTVPLSTENVAYSVTILPE, from the coding sequence ATGCGACGGGTAGTGCTGGGGTTGATCGTGGCATTGGCCATAGGCGGAATGGGTCTGGCCCAGGAGCAGAGTGAGTTCCCGACGATGGCCGTTCTGGAGCGCGCGGACGTACCGCCGCGAGACCGCGTTCGGCTGGCGCAGGAACTGCTGGGTGTCCACGAAGTCCTGCCGCCGCGTACCGAGGCGATAACCTATGCGCTTGGGGACGTGCGAAGCTTCTCCGTGAACGACAACCTGGCGAACGTCGGGCAGACGGTCGAGGCGGAGCTTTATGCGCTTGGAGAGCACATCGCGATCTGGGTGGATACGCGGGCGAACGGCTCACGCGAGCGCGCGGCAGGGCTGGCCTTCCAGTTCGATTCGGTGATCTACCCGAAACTCCGGGCGTTGTGGGGGACGGAGCGCACTCCTGGGATCGATGCCGACACGCGGGTGGTGGCGCTCTTCACCTATGGCGTGAATGAGGGCGTCGCGGCGTATTACGCCAGTGAGCACAGCCTGCCTCGGGCGGTGGCGCCGAGCAGCAACGAAGCTGAAATGATGATCTATAACCTGGGCGCGTACGGAGCGAACTTCGACAGCCCGGATGTGTTTTCGGTCACGGCGCATGAATTTCAGCACATGATCCGCGACAACCTCGACTCGAACGCCGAAACTTGGCTGAACGAGGGCATGTCGGTTTTCACCGAGTGGATGATGGATTACTCGGCGACTGGACTGACGTTTGCCGAAGCGCTGTTCGTGCCGCGCACGCAGTTGAATACCTGGTATTCGAGCGGGGCGAACTATGGTATGGCCGGCCTGTTCGTGACGTACTTTTACCAGCGGTTCGGGATCGCTGGAATTACCGCGCTCAGCCAGGCGGACGGGCTGGGCATGGCGCTGGTAGATAGCGCGCTCAACGATCTGGGAGCGGGCTTTGATGCCGATATGCTGTATGCGGACTTTGCGGCGGCCACCTGGCTTCAGGATACGTTTACCGATCTGAAGTGGGGGTATCCGACGATCGAGGCGCTTTTTCCGCCGGCATCGCGGACCGTAAGCGGCCCGTTTCCGGCGACGTTCGAGCGGAATTCGCCGCCGTATGCACTGGATTATGTGAAACTGCCGGATGCGCCCCGAGGGCAGACGCTGAACATCACGGCGGAATTCGATCCCGCTGCGCGGCTGGTCCCAACCGATGCGGCTTCGGGCACGCACCTGTGGATGGCCGTCCGCGAGGACGACAGCGCGCCGACACTGACCCACGCCTTCGACCTGCGCGGAGTGACGTCCGCTGCGCTCGACTTTAAAGTGTGGCACGACCTGGAGACAGCCTATGACTTTGGCTATGTGATGGTCAGCGCGGACGGCGGCGCAACCTGGGATGTGCTTGAAACGGACGCGACTAAAGGAGAGAGCCTGTACGGCCGAGGCTATACGGAGCGAAGCGATGGCTGGCTGGACGAGTCGATTGCGCTGGATGCCTACGCCGGACAAGAGATCCTGGTACGGTTCATGGTGATCACCGACGACGCGCTGAACAGCCCGGGGATGGCGCTGGACGACATCCGGATCGACGCAATCGGCTATGCGGCGGACGCTGAAAACGACGATGGCGGCTGGGATGCACAGGGCTGGATCCGCACCGATAATCGCGTCCCGGCACGGATGTGGGTGCAGGTGCTTCAGGAGCGGCCAGGCGGCGTCGACGTACAGCGCATCCTATCCGACGGCAACGACACGCTCAAGGCGCTGATCTTCGACGATACGCTGACGGTGACGCTGGCGCTGTCGCTGACAGTACCGCTGTCCACTGAGAACGTCGCTTATTCGGTGACGATTTTGCCGGAATAG
- a CDS encoding carboxypeptidase M32 gives MEECAVPEKYDALVTRLKQIEDLNAAASLLNWDLEVMMPEGGSGARARQLSTLSRVLHDMRTSDETGRMLEEAEKELAGADYDSDEASMLRIARYDFDQQTKLPTDFVAEFTQLTAEAHDVWAKARADSNFRLFEPALSKITEMVMRSTEYLGYKEHPYDALIDQFERGMTAAEVKRIFDSHKPALIDLIAQVGKVHDRVSNEAVHQDFDTDKQREFALSVVKKYGFDFTRGRQDVSVHPFCTNFSRNDVRMTTRFHNDFLNPALFGLMHESGHGMYEQGSPEAYDGTPLAGGTSLGVHESQSRLWENIVGRSRPFWKWAYPQLQATFPQLGGTDLDTFYRAINTVQRQFIRVEADEATYNLHIMLRFELECDLVAGKVKVADLPEEWNDRFEAYLGVTPPNDRMGVLQDVHWSFGGIGYFPTYALGNLLSVQYYDTALRAHPSIPDEIGEGKFDTLFNWLSQNIYQYGRKYTSQELTQPITGGPIDPAPYVAYLQKKYSDVYGI, from the coding sequence ATGGAGGAATGCGCTGTGCCTGAAAAATACGATGCACTGGTGACGCGCCTCAAGCAAATTGAGGATTTGAATGCGGCAGCGTCGCTGCTGAACTGGGATCTGGAAGTGATGATGCCGGAAGGCGGCAGCGGCGCGCGCGCGCGACAGCTGTCGACGCTGTCGCGCGTGCTGCACGACATGCGGACGAGCGACGAGACCGGGCGTATGTTGGAAGAGGCCGAGAAGGAACTGGCCGGCGCGGACTACGACAGCGACGAGGCCTCGATGCTGCGGATCGCCCGCTACGACTTCGACCAGCAAACCAAGCTGCCGACGGATTTCGTGGCCGAGTTCACGCAGTTGACGGCCGAAGCGCACGATGTCTGGGCCAAGGCCCGTGCGGACAGCAATTTCCGGCTGTTTGAGCCGGCATTGTCAAAGATCACCGAGATGGTGATGCGTTCGACGGAGTACCTGGGCTATAAGGAACATCCGTATGATGCGCTGATCGACCAGTTCGAGCGCGGCATGACGGCGGCGGAAGTCAAGCGGATCTTCGACTCGCATAAGCCGGCGCTGATCGACCTGATCGCGCAGGTCGGCAAGGTCCATGACCGCGTGTCAAATGAGGCCGTACATCAGGATTTCGACACCGACAAGCAGCGCGAGTTCGCGCTCAGTGTGGTCAAGAAGTACGGCTTCGACTTCACGCGTGGGCGGCAGGATGTGTCGGTCCACCCGTTCTGCACGAACTTCTCGCGGAACGACGTGCGGATGACGACGCGCTTTCACAACGACTTCCTGAACCCGGCGCTGTTCGGGCTGATGCACGAGTCCGGCCACGGGATGTACGAACAAGGCAGCCCGGAAGCCTATGATGGGACGCCGCTGGCCGGCGGGACATCGCTGGGAGTCCACGAGTCGCAGTCGCGGCTGTGGGAGAACATCGTCGGTCGCAGTCGTCCGTTCTGGAAGTGGGCGTATCCGCAGCTGCAGGCGACTTTCCCGCAGTTGGGCGGCACCGATCTTGACACGTTCTACCGTGCGATCAATACAGTCCAACGGCAGTTCATCCGCGTCGAGGCCGACGAAGCGACCTATAACCTGCACATCATGCTGCGCTTCGAACTGGAGTGCGACCTGGTGGCGGGCAAGGTGAAGGTAGCCGACCTGCCGGAGGAATGGAATGACCGCTTTGAGGCCTATCTGGGAGTCACGCCGCCGAATGACCGGATGGGCGTGCTGCAGGATGTTCACTGGTCGTTCGGGGGGATTGGCTACTTCCCGACTTACGCGCTGGGCAACCTGTTGAGCGTGCAGTATTACGATACGGCGCTCAGGGCGCATCCGTCGATCCCGGATGAGATCGGCGAAGGGAAGTTCGACACCCTGTTCAACTGGCTGAGCCAGAACATCTACCAGTACGGGCGCAAATACACATCGCAGGAACTGACGCAGCCTATTACCGGCGGCCCGATCGATCCGGCGCCGTATGTCGCGTACCTGCAGAAGAAGTACTCGGACGTTTACGGGATCTAG